The following is a genomic window from Mycolicibacterium sp. TY81.
CTCGATGGGGAACAGCTCCTCGACGATCGCGCCGAGCTCCGGGGCGTCGGGCGTCAGCGAACGGACCACGGCGTTCTGCGTGTAGCCGAACGTGGACTGGGTGTCGATCGCGATCTGGGTGTGGTCGATGTGCCAGCGGCGGAACCACTCTCGCTCGTCGATGTCTTCGGGACGGCGCAGCAGCGCGATGTTCGCCAGGCCGGTGGTGCGCTCCCCGAGGACGATTGCCGGGCCGGCCAGCGGGACCGACTCGGTGACCAGATATGCGGCCAGTTCGGTGCATTCGGCCCGCAGTCGCTCCAGCGCGGCCGTCATCTGCGCGCCGTAGTACTGCTGCGTCCAGATGCTGATCACCGCGACCACCGGCGGGTCGAGCGTCGTCAGCAGCATCAGCGAGTCCCGGACGGCGCCGTCTTTGACGTTGACCGCCAATCCGGGCAACCCCAGCGCCAGCAATTCCCCGGCAACCTCGGTGCGCAGCCGCTCGCACCAGGCGTCGTCGGCGGTGTCACGCCGCAGCGTGACCATGACCTTCTCCATCGAATCTCCCCGTCAGTCCCGCGCCCAGCGCGGCGTGATGAACACGCCCTCGGCCTCCACCGTGATGCCCTCGGCATCGGCGATGTGCCCGACGGCGTAGGTCTTGATGCCCTCGGTCCGCACGATGCGGGCCTCGGCGTGCAGATCGCCGAGCCGCGTCATGCGCCGGTAGCGCATGGTGAGGGTGCCGGTGAGCCGCGGCTGTCCCGGCAGGCTCGCCCCCTCGCCGAGGACGTGGTCGAGGACCATCGCCGACACCCCGCCATGAACGTGGCCCGGCGGGCCCTCGTAGGCGGCGCCCAGATGGAAGTCGGCCGACACGCTGCCGTCGGCAGCCCGGATGAGGACGACGGGCGGCGCGATCGGGTTTCGAACCCCGATCACCGCATTGCCCCAGGGCATTTCACTGCCCTGCGCGCCGAACCTGATGCCGAACGAACCCTCGAGCTGCTGCGCGCGGAGCTGGGCGGTGGCGGCGTCGATCTCGGCCTGCACGGCGGCGATGGCCGCGGCTCCGACCTCTGTCCGGATGGTGGCATCGATGAGCTCGCGTACGGACTGCGTGAGCGGTTCGTAGACGGCTCGCATCCGCGCCACCTCGTCGGCGCTCAGCTTCTGCATGGTGTCCTCGAGCACCCTTGAACTA
Proteins encoded in this region:
- a CDS encoding EthD domain-containing protein, whose translation is MEKVMVTLRRDTADDAWCERLRTEVAGELLALGLPGLAVNVKDGAVRDSLMLLTTLDPPVVAVISIWTQQYYGAQMTAALERLRAECTELAAYLVTESVPLAGPAIVLGERTTGLANIALLRRPEDIDEREWFRRWHIDHTQIAIDTQSTFGYTQNAVVRSLTPDAPELGAIVEELFPIEATTSLHAFFGAADDADLADRAGKMAASTSAFGANVNIDTVPTSRYIMRNPFGDNL
- a CDS encoding PaaI family thioesterase — translated: MQKLSADEVARMRAVYEPLTQSVRELIDATIRTEVGAAAIAAVQAEIDAATAQLRAQQLEGSFGIRFGAQGSEMPWGNAVIGVRNPIAPPVVLIRAADGSVSADFHLGAAYEGPPGHVHGGVSAMVLDHVLGEGASLPGQPRLTGTLTMRYRRMTRLGDLHAEARIVRTEGIKTYAVGHIADAEGITVEAEGVFITPRWARD